From one Streptomyces mobaraensis genomic stretch:
- the folE gene encoding GTP cyclohydrolase I FolE, protein MIDPVTLDGERAIGPFDEKRAEQAVRELLIAVGEDPDREGLRETPARVARAYKEIFAGLRQEPADVLTTTFDLGHDEMVLVRDIEVYSTCEHHLVPFHGVAHIGYIPATSGKITGLSKLARLVDVYARRPQVQERLTTQIADSLVEILEARGVVVVIECEHMCMSMRGIRKPGAKTITSAVRGQLRDPASRAEAMSLIMSAR, encoded by the coding sequence ATGATCGATCCGGTGACCCTGGACGGCGAGCGAGCCATCGGGCCGTTCGACGAGAAGCGGGCCGAGCAGGCCGTCCGCGAACTGCTCATCGCCGTCGGCGAGGACCCGGACCGCGAGGGCCTGCGGGAGACCCCCGCCCGCGTCGCGCGCGCCTACAAGGAGATATTCGCCGGCCTGCGGCAGGAGCCGGCCGACGTGCTGACCACGACCTTCGACCTGGGCCACGACGAGATGGTGCTGGTCCGGGACATTGAGGTCTACAGCACCTGCGAGCACCACCTCGTCCCGTTCCACGGCGTGGCGCACATCGGCTACATCCCCGCGACCAGCGGCAAGATCACCGGCTTGTCGAAGCTGGCCCGGCTGGTGGACGTCTACGCCCGCCGCCCGCAGGTGCAGGAGCGGCTCACCACGCAGATCGCGGACTCGCTGGTGGAGATCCTGGAGGCGCGCGGCGTCGTCGTGGTGATCGAGTGCGAGCACATGTGCATGTCGATGCGGGGGATCCGGAAGCCCGGCGCGAAGACGATCACGTCCGCGGTGCGGGGCCAGCTGCGGGACCCGGCGTCCCGCGCGGAGGCGATGAGCCTCATCATGTCGGCCCGCTGA